From Streptomyces sp. TLI_235, a single genomic window includes:
- a CDS encoding D-alanyl-D-alanine carboxypeptidase, with product MQPPPRPARTPRRRPLRPAAALAAALALLGLAPGVATAGGRPDDRPGLERELRELVTAPGGPPGAIAVLRYGDRTEVYRAGTAEIGTGRPPRSTDHMRIASAAKAFSGAVTLRLVDRGALGLDDTIGERLPDLPAAWHAVTLRQLLQHTSGLPDYSASAAFRAVITADPHHVFDPHHLLDYVFDQGLAFTPGTQYRYSNSDNIAAALMAEAATGRPYEELLARLVSRPLGLRETTLPRGYELPEPYLHGYEVVPPDPPEDVSTLFGASGAWASGGIVSTPADLSAFIRAYGGDRFLKPATRRQQVAFVPGASEPAGPGTNAAGLALFRYTTRCGTVYGHTGNTAGYTQLAAATPDGRRALTVSVTEQISQSTRPALLARLRAVQEDFVCRLLTGPGH from the coding sequence GTGCAGCCACCACCCCGCCCGGCCCGCACCCCCCGCCGCCGTCCACTGCGCCCCGCCGCCGCCCTGGCCGCCGCACTCGCCCTGCTCGGTCTCGCCCCCGGCGTCGCCACCGCCGGCGGCCGGCCCGACGACCGGCCCGGCCTCGAACGCGAACTGCGCGAACTGGTCACCGCGCCCGGCGGCCCGCCCGGCGCCATCGCCGTCCTGCGGTACGGCGACCGCACCGAGGTCTACCGGGCCGGCACCGCCGAGATCGGCACCGGCCGCCCGCCCCGCAGCACCGACCACATGCGGATCGCCAGCGCCGCCAAGGCCTTCAGCGGAGCCGTCACCCTGCGCCTGGTCGACCGCGGCGCACTCGGCCTCGACGACACCATCGGCGAGCGGCTGCCCGACCTGCCGGCCGCCTGGCACGCGGTGACCCTCCGCCAGCTGCTGCAGCACACCAGCGGCCTGCCCGACTACAGCGCATCAGCGGCCTTCCGGGCCGTCATCACCGCCGACCCGCACCACGTCTTCGACCCGCACCACCTGCTCGACTACGTCTTCGACCAGGGTCTCGCCTTCACCCCCGGCACCCAGTACCGGTACTCCAACTCCGACAACATCGCCGCCGCCCTGATGGCCGAGGCCGCCACCGGCCGCCCGTACGAGGAACTCCTCGCCCGCCTGGTCTCCCGCCCGCTCGGCCTGCGCGAGACGACCCTGCCGCGCGGCTACGAACTCCCCGAGCCCTACCTGCACGGCTACGAGGTCGTCCCACCCGACCCGCCGGAGGACGTCTCCACCCTGTTCGGCGCCTCCGGCGCCTGGGCCTCGGGCGGCATCGTCTCCACCCCCGCCGACCTGTCCGCCTTCATCCGCGCCTACGGCGGCGACCGCTTCCTCAAGCCCGCCACCCGGCGCCAACAGGTCGCCTTCGTCCCCGGCGCCTCCGAGCCCGCCGGACCGGGCACCAACGCCGCCGGGCTCGCCCTCTTCCGGTACACCACCCGCTGCGGCACGGTGTACGGCCACACCGGCAACACCGCCGGCTACACCCAGCTCGCGGCCGCCACCCCGGACGGCCGCCGCGCCCTCACCGTCTCGGTGACCGAGCAGATCAGCCAGTCCACCCGGCCCGCCCTGCTCGCCCGACTGCGCGCCGTCCAGGAGGACTTCGTCTGCCGGCTGCTCACCGGCCCGGGGCACTGA
- a CDS encoding TetR family transcriptional regulator: MARPRTPLLSRERIVAAALALVDADGLDALSTRRLATELSVSGPSLYNHFATKDDLLDAVVDSVMGEVDLAMFDAPEDWRTALRDWARSYRAALAAHPNIVPVLAQGPGRRPNALRLADAVFGCLVDAGWPRGQATRIGALMRYFITGSALGSFAGGFPEDAAVYAADYPHLGEAHLLAEHRRAIDEGAFETGLAALLDGLALRHPAAG, encoded by the coding sequence ATGGCCCGCCCGCGCACCCCGCTGCTCAGCCGCGAGCGGATCGTCGCCGCCGCGCTCGCCCTGGTCGACGCCGACGGTCTGGACGCGCTCTCCACCCGCCGCCTCGCCACCGAGCTCTCGGTCAGCGGGCCCTCCCTCTACAACCACTTCGCCACCAAGGACGACCTCCTCGACGCCGTCGTCGACAGCGTGATGGGCGAGGTCGACCTCGCCATGTTCGACGCGCCGGAGGACTGGCGAACGGCCCTGCGCGACTGGGCCCGCAGCTACCGCGCCGCGCTCGCCGCCCACCCCAACATCGTCCCCGTCCTCGCCCAGGGCCCCGGCCGCCGCCCCAACGCGCTGCGCCTCGCCGACGCCGTCTTCGGCTGCCTGGTCGACGCCGGCTGGCCGCGCGGCCAGGCCACCCGGATCGGCGCCCTGATGCGCTACTTCATCACCGGCTCCGCCCTCGGCTCCTTCGCCGGCGGCTTCCCCGAGGACGCCGCCGTCTACGCCGCCGACTACCCCCATCTCGGCGAGGCCCACCTGCTCGCCGAACACCGCCGCGCCATCGACGAGGGCGCCTTCGAGACCGGCCTGGCCGCCCTCCTCGACGGCCTCGCCCTGCGCCACCCCGCCGCCGGCTGA
- a CDS encoding alkylation response protein AidB-like acyl-CoA dehydrogenase, with product MNLELSEEQAAVRDLAAAFTDREIVPHAAAWDRAESVDRSIVGTLGKLGFLGLTLPEEYGGSGGDHLAYCLVLEELGRGDSAVRGIVSVSLGLVGKSIAGYGTEEQKREWLPRLTAGEALGCFALTEPGTGSDAANLTTRAVRDGADWLITGSKTFITNGTWAEVALVFARTGEAGHRGITAFLVETGLPGFERRTIHGKLGLRGQATAELVLDGVRVPDSARLGAEGQGFRVAMSALAKGRMSVAAGCVGIARACLEAAVTYAGQREQFGRPIASHQLVQELLADIAVDVEASRLLTWKVADLIDRGLPFATESSTAKLYASEAAVRAANNALQVFGGYGFIDEYPVGKYLRDARVMTLYEGTSQIHKLLIGRSLTGINAF from the coding sequence ATGAATCTTGAGCTGTCCGAGGAGCAGGCCGCCGTCCGCGATCTCGCGGCGGCGTTCACCGACCGCGAGATCGTGCCGCACGCGGCCGCCTGGGACCGCGCCGAGTCGGTCGACCGCTCGATCGTCGGCACGCTCGGCAAGCTCGGATTCCTCGGCCTGACCCTCCCGGAGGAGTACGGCGGCAGCGGCGGCGACCACCTGGCCTACTGCCTCGTCCTGGAGGAGCTCGGCCGCGGCGACTCGGCGGTGCGCGGCATCGTCTCCGTCTCGCTCGGCCTGGTCGGCAAGTCGATCGCCGGGTACGGCACCGAGGAGCAGAAGCGGGAGTGGCTGCCCCGGCTCACCGCGGGCGAGGCGCTGGGCTGCTTCGCGCTCACCGAGCCCGGCACCGGCTCGGACGCGGCCAACCTGACCACCCGGGCCGTCCGGGACGGCGCCGACTGGCTGATCACCGGCAGCAAGACGTTCATCACCAACGGCACCTGGGCCGAGGTCGCCCTGGTCTTCGCCCGCACCGGCGAGGCCGGCCACCGCGGCATCACCGCCTTCCTGGTGGAGACGGGCCTGCCCGGCTTCGAGCGGCGGACGATCCACGGCAAGCTCGGGCTGCGCGGCCAGGCCACCGCCGAACTCGTCCTGGACGGCGTCCGGGTGCCGGACAGCGCCCGGCTCGGCGCCGAGGGCCAGGGCTTCAGGGTCGCGATGTCCGCGCTGGCCAAGGGCCGGATGTCGGTCGCCGCCGGCTGCGTCGGCATCGCCCGGGCCTGCCTGGAGGCCGCGGTGACGTACGCAGGCCAGCGCGAGCAGTTCGGCCGGCCGATCGCCTCCCACCAGCTGGTGCAGGAGCTGCTCGCCGACATCGCGGTGGACGTCGAGGCGTCCCGGTTGCTGACCTGGAAGGTCGCCGACCTGATCGACCGCGGGCTGCCGTTCGCCACCGAGTCCTCCACCGCCAAGCTGTACGCGAGCGAGGCTGCTGTGCGCGCCGCCAACAACGCCCTGCAGGTCTTCGGCGGCTACGGCTTCATCGACGAGTACCCCGTCGGCAAGTACCTGCGCGACGCGCGGGTGATGACCCTCTACGAGGGCACCAGCCAGATCCACAAGCTGCTGATCGGGCGATCCCTGACCGGCATCAACGCGTTCTGA
- a CDS encoding acetyl-CoA acyltransferase has product MRPVYFAAARRTPIGRLRGALSTVRPDDLSAAVLSGLLADVPQLDPALIDDVYWGAANQAGEDNRNAARMAVLLAGLPDSIPGATVNRLCASGLEAVTTAARAIGSGEADVVVAGGCESMTRAPFVLPRPDEAMPHRMETFDTRLGWRLTNPRMKELHGVLSMGETAEEVAARFGITREQQDAFALRSHQRAAAARKDGHFDAELLPVVRPDGVTVTADESIREDTTLEKLAGLKPVFRSGGTVTAGNASPMNDGAAALLLVSEEALGRLGLEPLGRYVAGASAGVHPDVMGIGPVPATRKVLARAGWQLGDVEEAEFNEAFAAQALACVNELGFDPELVNPSGGAIALGHPLGGSGARILTTLLHRMRRTGARRGLATMCVGVGQGTAVLVEKN; this is encoded by the coding sequence GTGCGTCCCGTCTACTTCGCCGCCGCCCGCCGCACCCCGATCGGGCGGCTGCGCGGCGCGCTGTCCACGGTGCGGCCCGACGACCTGTCGGCCGCCGTCCTCTCCGGACTGCTGGCCGACGTGCCGCAGCTCGACCCGGCCCTGATCGACGACGTCTACTGGGGCGCCGCCAACCAGGCCGGCGAGGACAACCGCAACGCCGCCCGGATGGCCGTGCTGCTCGCCGGGCTGCCCGACAGCATCCCCGGCGCCACCGTCAACCGGCTGTGCGCCTCCGGCCTGGAGGCCGTCACCACCGCCGCCCGCGCGATCGGCTCCGGCGAGGCCGACGTCGTCGTCGCCGGCGGCTGCGAGTCGATGACCCGCGCCCCCTTCGTGCTGCCCCGCCCTGACGAGGCGATGCCGCACCGGATGGAGACCTTCGACACCCGCCTCGGCTGGCGGCTCACCAACCCGCGGATGAAGGAGCTGCACGGTGTCCTCTCCATGGGCGAGACCGCCGAGGAGGTCGCCGCCCGGTTCGGCATCACCCGCGAGCAGCAGGACGCCTTCGCCCTGCGCAGCCACCAGCGGGCCGCCGCGGCCCGCAAGGACGGCCACTTCGACGCCGAGCTGCTGCCCGTCGTCCGGCCGGACGGTGTGACCGTCACCGCCGACGAGTCGATCCGCGAGGACACCACCCTCGAGAAGCTGGCCGGCCTCAAGCCGGTGTTCCGCTCCGGCGGCACCGTGACCGCCGGCAACGCCTCGCCGATGAACGACGGCGCCGCCGCGCTGCTCCTCGTCAGTGAGGAGGCGCTGGGCCGGCTCGGCCTGGAGCCGCTCGGCCGGTACGTGGCGGGCGCCTCCGCCGGCGTCCACCCGGACGTCATGGGCATCGGCCCCGTCCCCGCGACCCGCAAGGTGCTGGCCCGGGCCGGCTGGCAGCTCGGCGACGTCGAGGAGGCCGAGTTCAACGAGGCCTTCGCCGCCCAGGCGCTCGCCTGCGTCAACGAGCTCGGCTTCGACCCGGAGCTGGTCAACCCGAGCGGCGGTGCCATCGCGCTCGGCCACCCGCTGGGCGGCTCCGGCGCCCGCATCCTCACCACCCTGCTGCACCGGATGCGCCGCACCGGCGCCCGGCGCGGCCTGGCCACCATGTGCGTCGGTGTCGGTCAGGGCACCGCCGTACTCGTCGAGAAGAACTGA
- a CDS encoding 3-oxoacyl-[acyl-carrier protein] reductase codes for MTRFAGKVAVVTGAAQGIGAATAVRLAEEGATVAVVDLTAERAQATADAITAKGGTARAYGCDVADYDAVEAVFARIVEDLGALHILVNNAGITRDNLFFKMAKNDWDAVLTVNLTSAYNCSHVAQTYMVKQKYGKIVSLSSRSALGNRGQANYAAAKAGIQGLTATLAIELGPYNINVNAVAPGYIATAMTAATAERVGSSAEDHQAMAAERTPLRRVGQPEEVASVVAFLASEDASYVSGQTLYINGGAR; via the coding sequence ATGACGCGATTCGCAGGCAAGGTCGCCGTGGTGACCGGCGCCGCCCAGGGCATCGGTGCGGCCACCGCCGTCCGGCTCGCCGAGGAGGGCGCGACCGTGGCCGTCGTCGACCTCACCGCGGAGCGGGCGCAGGCCACCGCCGACGCGATCACCGCCAAGGGCGGCACCGCCCGCGCGTACGGCTGCGACGTGGCCGACTACGACGCCGTGGAGGCCGTCTTCGCCCGGATCGTCGAGGACCTCGGGGCGCTGCACATCCTGGTGAACAACGCCGGCATCACCCGCGACAACCTGTTCTTCAAGATGGCGAAGAACGACTGGGACGCGGTGCTGACCGTCAACCTCACCAGCGCCTACAACTGCAGCCACGTGGCGCAGACGTACATGGTGAAGCAGAAGTACGGCAAGATCGTCTCGCTGAGCTCGCGCTCCGCGCTCGGCAACCGCGGCCAGGCCAACTACGCCGCCGCCAAGGCCGGCATCCAGGGCCTCACCGCCACCCTGGCGATCGAGCTCGGCCCGTACAACATCAACGTCAACGCGGTCGCCCCCGGCTACATCGCCACCGCGATGACCGCGGCCACCGCCGAGCGGGTCGGCTCCTCCGCCGAGGACCACCAGGCGATGGCCGCCGAGCGCACCCCGCTGCGCCGGGTCGGGCAGCCGGAGGAGGTCGCCTCCGTGGTCGCCTTCCTCGCCAGCGAGGACGCCTCCTACGTCAGCGGCCAGACGCTGTACATCAACGGCGGCGCCCGCTGA
- a CDS encoding subtilase family protein, translating into MGTHPVTAGPRSTVRALALLAVGVTALTGGTAVARPATGAALRGPAVHVRPASAGHITAAGRTAPISTAECVAQIGIHCYSPLQYRTAYNLDPLYKQGVTGKGRTIVIVDSFGSPTIQHDLEVFDKQWGLPDTNVEVVKWGEVPPFDPTNEDHTGWAGETTLDVEYAHAIAPDAHIVLVETGVAETEGVTGLPEMMDAERALIRTGRADVISQSFGATENTFPGFDRHDFRSVEKLRYAFKEAAARDVTVLAASGDAGATDAMENGSDLYPYRVNSWPSSDPLVTSVGGTQLTLDEKGVRTAPDKVWHDDYGAAGGGVSGIFGRPWYQAGVAEVTGNHRGTPDISMSAAVDGAAWTYESYDPTRVGWHLTGGTSEATPIFSGVVALADQLAGHRLGQLNWRMYGLAQLPSRWSGITDVTAGDNSWDKVTGYQAATGYDLASGLGTVDGARFVHAVAGR; encoded by the coding sequence ATGGGCACGCATCCCGTCACCGCGGGTCCCCGCTCCACCGTCCGGGCGCTCGCGCTGCTCGCCGTCGGGGTCACCGCCCTGACCGGCGGCACGGCCGTCGCCCGGCCGGCCACCGGGGCCGCACTCCGCGGGCCGGCCGTCCACGTCCGTCCCGCGTCCGCCGGCCACATCACCGCGGCCGGCCGCACCGCCCCGATATCGACCGCCGAGTGCGTGGCGCAGATCGGCATCCACTGCTACTCGCCGCTGCAGTACCGCACCGCCTACAACCTCGACCCGCTGTACAAGCAGGGCGTCACCGGAAAGGGCCGGACGATCGTCATCGTCGACTCGTTCGGCTCGCCGACGATCCAGCACGACCTGGAGGTGTTCGACAAGCAGTGGGGGCTGCCCGACACCAACGTCGAGGTGGTCAAGTGGGGCGAGGTGCCGCCGTTCGACCCGACCAACGAGGACCACACCGGCTGGGCCGGCGAGACCACCCTCGACGTGGAGTACGCCCACGCCATCGCCCCCGACGCGCACATCGTGCTGGTGGAGACCGGTGTCGCCGAGACCGAGGGCGTCACCGGCCTGCCCGAGATGATGGACGCCGAGCGGGCCCTGATCCGGACCGGGCGGGCGGACGTGATCTCGCAGAGCTTCGGCGCCACCGAGAACACCTTCCCCGGCTTCGACCGGCACGACTTCCGGTCCGTGGAGAAGCTGCGGTACGCCTTCAAGGAGGCCGCGGCCCGGGACGTCACCGTGCTCGCCGCCTCCGGCGACGCCGGCGCCACCGACGCCATGGAGAACGGCTCCGACCTGTACCCGTACCGGGTCAACTCCTGGCCGTCCTCCGACCCGCTGGTCACCTCGGTCGGCGGCACCCAGCTCACCCTCGACGAGAAGGGCGTCCGCACCGCGCCCGACAAGGTCTGGCACGACGACTACGGGGCGGCCGGCGGCGGTGTCTCCGGCATCTTCGGCCGCCCCTGGTACCAGGCCGGCGTCGCCGAGGTCACCGGCAACCACCGCGGCACCCCGGACATCTCGATGAGCGCCGCCGTGGACGGCGCCGCCTGGACGTACGAGTCCTACGACCCGACCCGGGTCGGCTGGCACCTCACCGGCGGCACCAGCGAGGCCACCCCGATCTTCTCGGGCGTGGTCGCACTCGCCGACCAGCTCGCCGGGCACCGCCTCGGCCAGCTCAACTGGCGGATGTACGGCCTGGCGCAGCTGCCCTCCCGGTGGAGCGGCATCACCGACGTCACCGCGGGCGACAACTCCTGGGACAAGGTGACGGGCTACCAGGCCGCCACCGGCTACGACCTGGCCTCGGGCCTCGGCACCGTGGACGGCGCCCGCTTCGTGCACGCGGTCGCCGGACGCTGA
- a CDS encoding muramoyltetrapeptide carboxypeptidase LdcA involved in peptidoglycan recycling: MTAPSYPPKPKPGDRVAILSPSAGLPAVLPLPFDLGLRRLVEEFGLEPVEYPTTRRMGCSPQERAADLHAAFADPEIKAVIASIGGSDQLTVLPHLDDELIRANPKPFFGFSDNTNLLVHLWNLGIVGFHGASVMTQFGRQGALHRVTAESARAALFTSGPHELTESADFNDVDLPWDDPATFAAEPPMQPAEGWTWHRPERVVEGVSWGGNLETLAGLMLADRGIRRPEAYQDCVLFLETSEELPSAEQVFRILRGMGERGLLARFPALLMGRAKSWSFDRPNDPAQRAAHRAEQRAAVLRALEAYAPDTMAVFDVDLGHTDPQQVVPYGGTVRVDGPARRITVTY, from the coding sequence ATGACCGCTCCTTCGTATCCGCCCAAGCCGAAGCCGGGTGACCGGGTCGCCATCCTCTCCCCGTCCGCGGGCCTGCCGGCGGTCCTGCCGCTGCCGTTCGACCTCGGCCTGCGCCGGCTGGTCGAGGAGTTCGGCCTGGAGCCGGTGGAGTACCCGACCACCCGCCGGATGGGCTGCTCGCCGCAGGAGCGGGCGGCCGACCTGCACGCCGCCTTCGCCGACCCGGAGATCAAGGCGGTGATCGCCAGTATCGGCGGCAGCGACCAGCTCACCGTGCTGCCGCACCTGGACGACGAGCTGATCCGCGCCAACCCCAAGCCGTTCTTCGGGTTCAGCGACAACACCAACCTGCTCGTCCACCTGTGGAACCTCGGCATCGTCGGCTTCCACGGGGCGAGCGTGATGACCCAGTTCGGCCGGCAGGGCGCCCTGCATCGGGTCACCGCCGAGTCGGCGCGTGCGGCGCTCTTCACCTCCGGCCCGCACGAGCTGACCGAATCCGCCGACTTCAACGACGTCGACCTGCCCTGGGACGACCCGGCGACGTTCGCCGCCGAGCCGCCGATGCAGCCCGCCGAGGGCTGGACCTGGCACCGGCCCGAGCGGGTGGTCGAGGGGGTGAGCTGGGGCGGCAACCTGGAGACGCTCGCCGGGCTGATGCTCGCCGACCGCGGCATCCGCCGCCCGGAGGCGTACCAGGACTGCGTGCTCTTCCTGGAGACCTCGGAGGAACTCCCGTCCGCGGAGCAGGTGTTCCGGATCCTGCGCGGCATGGGCGAGCGAGGGCTGCTCGCCCGCTTCCCCGCGCTGCTGATGGGCCGGGCGAAGTCCTGGTCCTTCGACCGGCCGAACGACCCGGCGCAGCGTGCCGCGCACCGGGCCGAGCAGCGCGCGGCCGTGTTGCGCGCGCTGGAGGCGTACGCGCCGGACACCATGGCGGTGTTCGACGTGGACCTCGGGCACACCGACCCCCAGCAGGTCGTCCCGTACGGCGGCACCGTCCGGGTGGACGGGCCCGCCCGCCGGATCACCGTGACCTACTGA
- a CDS encoding NADPH:quinone reductase-like Zn-dependent oxidoreductase, which yields MRVVWLTEFGGPEVLVAGEAPDPVAGQGQVVVEVAYANTTFVETQFRASGRGPFAAVPPLVPGNGVGGVVAEVGEGVDAGLVGRRVVTSTGGSGGYAERALAAAADLAEVPDGLALDEALALLADGRTALLQLRAAGIGAGDRVLVLAAAGGVGSLLVQLATAAGATVVGAAGGPRKAAVVAGLGAKLAVDYREAGWPELVRAGTGGLDVVFDGVGGDLARAAFGLLVPGGRMVSYGLASGSWAAVPAETAQARSVELVAPRRPDPALLREATGEALAAGAAGRLRPLIGQRFPLERAAEAHAAMESRAVTGKTLLVVREPSA from the coding sequence GTGCGCGTGGTGTGGTTGACGGAGTTCGGCGGGCCGGAGGTGCTGGTGGCGGGCGAGGCGCCGGATCCGGTGGCGGGTCAGGGTCAGGTCGTGGTGGAGGTCGCGTACGCCAACACCACCTTCGTGGAGACGCAGTTCCGGGCGAGCGGTCGCGGCCCGTTCGCGGCGGTGCCGCCGCTGGTGCCGGGCAACGGGGTCGGCGGGGTGGTGGCCGAGGTCGGCGAGGGCGTGGACGCCGGGCTGGTCGGCCGTCGCGTGGTGACCTCGACCGGCGGTTCCGGCGGCTACGCCGAGCGGGCCCTCGCGGCGGCGGCCGACCTGGCCGAGGTGCCGGACGGGCTGGCGCTGGACGAGGCGCTCGCGCTGCTCGCGGACGGCCGCACCGCGCTGCTCCAACTGCGCGCGGCCGGGATCGGCGCCGGTGACCGGGTACTTGTGCTGGCGGCCGCCGGCGGCGTGGGCAGCCTGCTCGTACAGCTGGCCACCGCCGCTGGCGCGACCGTGGTCGGGGCGGCGGGCGGCCCGCGCAAGGCGGCCGTGGTGGCCGGCCTCGGCGCGAAGCTCGCGGTGGACTACCGGGAGGCCGGCTGGCCGGAGCTGGTCCGGGCCGGGACCGGCGGGCTGGACGTGGTGTTCGACGGCGTCGGCGGTGACCTCGCCCGGGCCGCCTTCGGCCTGCTCGTCCCCGGCGGCCGGATGGTCAGCTACGGCCTGGCGAGCGGGAGTTGGGCGGCAGTCCCGGCGGAGACGGCACAGGCCCGCAGTGTCGAGCTGGTCGCGCCGCGCCGCCCGGACCCGGCGCTGCTGCGGGAGGCCACCGGGGAGGCGCTCGCCGCGGGTGCGGCGGGGCGGCTCCGGCCGCTGATCGGGCAGCGGTTCCCGCTGGAGCGGGCGGCCGAGGCGCATGCCGCGATGGAGTCGCGGGCGGTCACCGGCAAGACCCTGCTGGTGGTCCGCGAGCCGTCCGCGTGA